Proteins encoded in a region of the Osmerus mordax isolate fOsmMor3 chromosome 17, fOsmMor3.pri, whole genome shotgun sequence genome:
- the LOC136959957 gene encoding LOW QUALITY PROTEIN: E3 ubiquitin-protein ligase TRIM39-like (The sequence of the model RefSeq protein was modified relative to this genomic sequence to represent the inferred CDS: inserted 1 base in 1 codon): MASCSSLLSEDQFQCSICLDVXDPVTTSCGHNFCKACITKYWDNSDLCQCPMCKMTFEKKPDLYVNTFVSEMATQFRKSEPLKATISPDLHPTKSEVSCDICTGTKLKALKSCLGCLASYCETHLEPHQRVASLKKHKLIDPVENLEDRMCQKHDKLLELFCRKDQMCVCVTCMRTDHKTHFFITLEEAYEQRKFELTQVMVEMKQMIEERFRKVQELKLSVETFKRDAERDISDSVQAFTALVCPIERSQAELIEVIEEKQKAAEKQAEGLIKDLGQEITELKRRSTELKQLSHTEDHLHLLQSFPSLSTPPHTKDWSEISVHSGLSVGAVRRAVSQLEETLNKEMEKLPEVKLKRIQQYAVDVTLDPDTAHPRLILSEDGKQVRDGDIKQDLPDNPERFDHCSCVLGKQGFSSGRFYYEVQVEGKTKWDLGVVRESINRKRKIRLSPEDGYWTIWLRNGDLYEANATPFLLLSLRQKPQKVGVFVDYEEGLVSFYDVDARSHIYSFTGCIFTKKLYPYFCPCVNDGGKNLSPLIITPVTHKKSVHTKSNTFH, from the exons ATGGCTTCCTGCAGCAGTCTCCTGTCTGAAGATCAGTTCCAGTGTTCTATCTGTCTGGATG TTGATCCTGTCACAACTTCATGTGGACACAACTTCTGCAAGGCCTGTATTACCAAGTACTGGGACAACAGTGACCTGTGTCAATGTCCTATGTGTAAAATGACTTTTGAGAAGAAACCAGATCTCTATGTCAATACTTTTGTCTCGGAGATGGCTACTCAGTTCAGGAAGTCAGAGCCACTGAAAGCTACCATCAGTCCAGACCTGCATCCTACTAAATCTGAAGTGTCATGTGACATCTGTACAGGTACCAAGCTCAAGGCCCTGAAGTCCTGTCTGGGGTGTCTGGCCTCTTACTGTGAGACTCACCTGGAGCCTCATCAGAGAGTTGCATCCTTGAAGAAACACAAGCTGATCGACCCtgtggagaacctggaggacaggatgtgtCAGAAGCATGACAAACTGTTAGAACTCTTCTGTAGGAAAGatcaaatgtgtgtttgtgtcacgtGCATGAGAACAGATCACAAAACCCATTTCTTTATAACTTTAGAAGAGGCGTATGAACAGAGGAAGTTTGAACTGACACAGGTAATGGTTGAGATGAAGCAGATGATTGAAGAGAGATTTAGGAAGGTTCAGGAGCTCAAACTCTCAGTAGAGACCTTCaaaagagatgcagagagagatatATCAGATAGTGTTCAGGCCTTCACTGCTCTGGTGTGCCCCATTGAGAGAAGCCAGGCTGAGCTCATTGAGGtgattgaggagaagcagaaagcagcagagaaacaggctgaAGGGTTGATTAAAGATCTGGGGCAGGAGATCACtgagctgaagaggagaagcactgagctgaagcagctctcacacactgaggaccacctccacctgctccagagctTCCCATCCCtgagcacccctccacacaccaaggactggtctgagatcagtgtccacagtggtctgagtgtgggggcagtgaggagagctgtgtctcagctggaggagacactcaataaagagatggagaagctgCCTGAAGTCAAGCTGAAGAGGATTCAGCAGTATGCAGTGGATGTGACTCTGGACCCTGATACAGCACATCCACGTCTAATCCTCTCTGAGGATGGGAAacaagtgagagatggagacataAAGCAGGATCTCCCTGACAATCCAGAGAGGTTTGATCATTGTTCCTGTGTGCTGGGAAAGCAGGGCTTCTCCTCAGGGAGGTTCTACTATgaggtgcaggttgaggggaagaCTAAGTGGGATCTGGGTGTGGTCAGAGAGTCCATCAACAGGAAAAGGAAGATTAGACTCAGTCCTGAGGATGGATACTGGACTATATGGCTGAGGAATGGAGATTTGTACGAGGCTAATGCTACCCCATTTTTACTTCTCTCCCTGAGACAGAAGCCCCagaaggtgggggtgtttgtggactATGAGGAGGGTCTGGTCTCCTTTTATGATGTAGATGCCAGGTCTCATATCTACTCTTTCACTGGCTGCATCTtcactaagaaactctatccatATTTCTGTCCCTGTGTGAATGATGGAGGTAAAAACCTTTCCCCTCTGATCAtcactcctgtcacacacaaaaaGTCTGTACATACAAAAAGTAATACATTCCACTGA